The Anopheles gambiae chromosome 2, idAnoGambNW_F1_1, whole genome shotgun sequence genomic sequence aaaaagaaaataaaagaatgacAATTTTCTTAACAGTCCATgccattttaatgattttttcaaaaaccggCTCTTCATACAaaacgttttctttttatttgaactgtcagccaactattGAGCGTTCAACTTAAAAGCATGGCAACTAAAACGACTTATTTTATTAAaccaatgattttttttaaaactgaACGCATAAATTCATTTCAGTTCATTCGCATGAACTCTCCATCGCAACACGAGCTGTTGTTTCTTCCTTGCACGCAGCTGACAACTGTCAAGCCAATTGTGTCAAATTCGGTCATGAGCCAACCCGACTTCCAACACATCTCGGTTGATGTTTAGTAATCTGACAGCTGGCACGGGGTGGGAGGAGAAAAATACGAGAAAAATTACAACTCATTCGTCTGCTCGGAGTCGTGAAAGtcatgaatgaaaacaaaaccatcggACGAAAATGTGTACAGTGCTGTAATATCTAAACCAAATTTCTCTTTCCCGCCGCAACGCATTCCACGTAGAGCAGACGTAGTGCAGTGTCTCATTCTTCCAACCAAATTATTCCAATTACGGTATATCGCTTTGTGTTGTTTCGCTGCAATTAGGGTGAGTGTGCTGTGGAAACGGGAGAGGGGCGGGATTGTTCTATGCGCTCGAATTGATTGTATCGTTTGTTCCCCTCGCTTCCCCACAGTGAGCTTGAAAAAGAAACTGCACATCGAATGGCGGAAAGCATGGATACATCACACAAACCGAACCCGCTGGAGCAGAAGACCAATGCGCACATCGAGAAAATCTTCCTGATCACGCTGAACAAGAATCcgcagaaaaacaaacagttcGTGTACGTGGAGGACGTGGCGCAAGGTGTCGACAGTGGGCTGCTCGATCTGGACGTGCTGGAGCAGGCCCTGTTCGAGCGGCTGATGCTGCCCAACCCATCCGAGTATCTGATACCGAACAACATCACCACCTCCGACACGCCCCAGATTGCGGAAACGAAGGCCATCCTCTACCTGTACGGATGTTTCGAGCGCAATGAGAAACCGGTCGAACCGAACGACAGTGTCGCGCTGGACAACCAGCGCAAGATGAAGGCGCTAATACTGCGCAACGTGTGCACCTCGCTGAAGCAGCCGGAGCTGTACGAGGGCCAGAACCTGTCGAACCAGCTGCTGGACATTTTCAAGCAGTGCAGCACGGACGACTACGCGGTAGCGGGCCGGTTCGTGTCGGAAGCGGTGAACGAAATATTCACCGACACGGAAACAGAATCCGAGGGGTTCGCAATCATTCGCGGCATTTTCGGGCCCATTTTCGTGGTCGTCATGAAGGCGTTGCGGGCGGCCTCGCTGATCACCATCGAGTGCTGGGTGATGCCGTTCCTGCAGGTGTTCCCGAGCGACAAAAACAACCCCCGGCTGGCGCTCATCTTTCTCGGCTACACGACCCCGCCGCCCGACTCGGACGGCATCAAATATTCCGACTCCCTGCTCGGCCAGCTGCTGTCGCTCTCGATAATGCCGCGCAACCACAACGGGCCGTACGAGTACTATGAGAATCCGCTCACCACGAACCGGTCGGCGGTGGACAGTCTGTCGTCGAACCTGTGGAACTACACCAAGCGGCATCTGGCGAGAATGCACGCGTTCGTGAAAAGCTTCCTGCTGCTCGGCGGTACCGTGCGCAGCAAGATGCTCGACTGGATCGGCCGGTGCCTGCATGCGAATGTGCCGCGCGGCCAGATCTGGAACACGCACCACGGCATGGGCATGTTCGGCAATCAGACCACTTCGCCCGACGCGTTCAGCATCAATCTGGCCGGGGTGCTGTTGCGCCTGTGTCAGCCGCTGCTGAAACCGCAGCTGAAGGTGCTGATCGTGGACCCGACCTACTGTGCCGTGAAGGAGGCGGACAAGGAAACCAAAGCCGTACACATGCTCGACGCGGAGAAGGAAACGTGTCTGCTGCCGCTGGAGGACGACAAGGAGCAGCGGCTCGAGGCGGACCGGTACAACTTCGTCACGGAGTGCTTCTTCATGACGCACAAAGCGATCGATCTCGGGTACCGCGTGTGCATCGAGAAGTTTTTCCGCATGAACCGCGAGCTGCACCGGCTGCAGACGATGTACTACGAGATGATGTCACAGAACGGTGCGGACGTGCCGAGCGATCTGATGCAGATGGTGTCCTCGCAGATGCAGCAGTTCCTCTGCCTGCAGAACGTGCTGCTCGAGCCGGAAACGGAcgaactgctgctgcagttctACGAAGCATCCGCCATCTGGCTGACGCAGCTGAGCGCGCGCGAAGCGTCCCAGATCGACACGCTCGAGCCGGCGAAAGGGTTCTCGCCCCAGACGCAACAGCCCGTCAATCTGCCCCTGGTCGGGGTGGCCGTGTCGCGCGTGCTGAAGTGCATTCCCGAGTACATCATCGAGAACATCGTGGGGTACTTGCAGTTTTCGCGCCACTTCGACAGCCGCTCGCTGCGCGTCGACGTGGACGCGCAGCGATCGATCTTCACGATGATACTGATCTTCATGGGCAGCTCGGAGCGCATCCGCAATCCGCATCTGCGCGCCCGGCTGGCCGAGGGGCTGGAGAGCCTGCTGCCGAAGGAGTCCGAGCCGGCCGGGTTCAGCCTGAGCGCCACGCTGTTCACCAACCATCCGCACCGTCTGGAAATCATTCCGAACCTGTTGCGCGTGTTCGTCAGCATCGAGATGACGGGCCAGAGCGTACAGTTCGAGCAGAAGTTTAACTACCGCCGGCCGATGTACGCCATCATGGACTACCTGTGGAAGATCGACGAGCAGAAGGAGTGCTTCCGGGCGCTGGAGCGGCAAGCGATCGAAAACATCGAGGCGGAAGATCCGCCCATCTTTCTGCGCTTCATCAACCTGCTCATCAACGATGCGATCTTTCTGCTGGACGAGTCGCTGAGCAATCTGCAGCAGATCCGCCAGATGCAGGGCGCCCAGGACGCGGGGGAATGGGAATCGCTGGCTCAGACCGAGCGGCAGCAGAACGTGGCCAACCTGCGCAATCTGGGCATGCTGGCCCGGTTCGACAACATTCTCGGCCGCGACACGATCAACATACTGCAGCTGCTCACGTCCGAGACGAAGTCGATCTTTTGCCATTCGTCGATGGTCGATCGGGTGGCGGCCATGCTGAACTATTTCCTCCTAAACTTGACCGGCCCGAAGAAGGGCAACTTCAAGGTGAAGGATAAGCGCGAGTTCGAGTTCGATCCGGCCCGCACGGTGCTGGAAATCTGTCGCATCTACGTGAATCTGTGCGAGTGCGATGCGTTCTGTTTGGCCGTGTCGCAGGACGGTCGCAGCTACAGCCCGCAGCTGTTCGAGTACGCGGAGCAGGTGCTGAGTAAGTGGAAAGCAATTGTCTGGACGTCTTTTTGTGTTCGCCAAATGTagcctttgtttttttgccattctaGCCCGCATCGGTGGCGGCCAGCTGATTGGGGAGATGCAAGAGTTCGCCCAGAAGGTGCAGCGCATCGAGAAGCAGCAAAAGATTGACGAGGAAGCGCTGATCGATCCGCCGGACGAGTTCCTCGATCCGATCATGTCCTCGCTCATGGCCGACCCGGTCATACTGCCCAGCTCGCGCATCACCGTCGACCGGTCGACGATTGCGCGCCATCTCCTGTCCGACCAGTCGGATCCGTTCAACCGGTCGCCCCTGACGATGGAGCAGGTGAAGCGAAACGATGAGCTGAAGGCCAAAATAGACGCTTGGATGCGGGAGAAGCGTGCCAGTCATGCCGCCACGTTAGCTGCCGCAGCTGCTGCGACAAAGGGCGGTGAGAGCAGCGAACAGCCCACTACTCCCGTAACACCGACGGCCGTCGCAATGGACGCAGACGAAACGGTCGAGAACCAGTAGTAATAGACACACGAGAAGTAGCGCAATGTTCTTTCCCTCCTCACTACTAGCCAATTTGCTGTTCCCGGT encodes the following:
- the LOC1281494 gene encoding ubiquitin conjugation factor E4 A; amino-acid sequence: MAESMDTSHKPNPLEQKTNAHIEKIFLITLNKNPQKNKQFVYVEDVAQGVDSGLLDLDVLEQALFERLMLPNPSEYLIPNNITTSDTPQIAETKAILYLYGCFERNEKPVEPNDSVALDNQRKMKALILRNVCTSLKQPELYEGQNLSNQLLDIFKQCSTDDYAVAGRFVSEAVNEIFTDTETESEGFAIIRGIFGPIFVVVMKALRAASLITIECWVMPFLQVFPSDKNNPRLALIFLGYTTPPPDSDGIKYSDSLLGQLLSLSIMPRNHNGPYEYYENPLTTNRSAVDSLSSNLWNYTKRHLARMHAFVKSFLLLGGTVRSKMLDWIGRCLHANVPRGQIWNTHHGMGMFGNQTTSPDAFSINLAGVLLRLCQPLLKPQLKVLIVDPTYCAVKEADKETKAVHMLDAEKETCLLPLEDDKEQRLEADRYNFVTECFFMTHKAIDLGYRVCIEKFFRMNRELHRLQTMYYEMMSQNGADVPSDLMQMVSSQMQQFLCLQNVLLEPETDELLLQFYEASAIWLTQLSAREASQIDTLEPAKGFSPQTQQPVNLPLVGVAVSRVLKCIPEYIIENIVGYLQFSRHFDSRSLRVDVDAQRSIFTMILIFMGSSERIRNPHLRARLAEGLESLLPKESEPAGFSLSATLFTNHPHRLEIIPNLLRVFVSIEMTGQSVQFEQKFNYRRPMYAIMDYLWKIDEQKECFRALERQAIENIEAEDPPIFLRFINLLINDAIFLLDESLSNLQQIRQMQGAQDAGEWESLAQTERQQNVANLRNLGMLARFDNILGRDTINILQLLTSETKSIFCHSSMVDRVAAMLNYFLLNLTGPKKGNFKVKDKREFEFDPARTVLEICRIYVNLCECDAFCLAVSQDGRSYSPQLFEYAEQVLTRIGGGQLIGEMQEFAQKVQRIEKQQKIDEEALIDPPDEFLDPIMSSLMADPVILPSSRITVDRSTIARHLLSDQSDPFNRSPLTMEQVKRNDELKAKIDAWMREKRASHAATLAAAAAATKGGESSEQPTTPVTPTAVAMDADETVENQ